A part of Acidimicrobiales bacterium genomic DNA contains:
- a CDS encoding DUF3039 domain-containing protein — MASRLDTAPVTSPVTTDGDGDHDRFSHYVKKADIVRAAVTGQAVQALCGKWWVPTRDPERYPVCPTCAEIMAGLRAG; from the coding sequence ATGGCGAGCCGGCTCGACACCGCACCGGTCACCTCCCCGGTCACCACCGACGGCGACGGCGACCACGACCGCTTCTCGCACTACGTGAAGAAGGCCGACATCGTGCGGGCCGCCGTGACCGGCCAGGCCGTCCAGGCCCTCTGCGGCAAGTGGTGGGTGCCCACGCGCGACCCCGAGCGCTACCCGGTCTGCCCCACCTGCGCCGAGATCATGGCCGGGCTGCGGGCCGGATGA